The Amycolatopsis sp. NBC_01480 genome segment CGTCGGTGTGGGCGTCGACGTAGATGGAGAAGTCGAACAGGTCCGAGACGGTCAGCCGCGGGCCGGGCTGCAGGACGTTCAGGCCCTCGATGATCAGGATGTCCGGACGCTCCACCACCTGCTCCTGACCAGGCAGGATGTCGTACGCGAGGTGCGAGTACACCGGCGCCGACACGTGCTCGGCGCCCGACTTCACCTCGGTGACGAACCGCAGCAGCGCGCGCCGGTCGTAGCTCTCCGGGAAACCCTTGCGGTGCATGATGCCGCGGCGGGTCAGCTCGGTGCGCGGGTACAGGAAGCCGTCCGTGGTCACCAGGTCGACGCGCGGGTGGTCCGGCCAGCGGGCGAGCAGCGTGCGCAGGATGCGGGCCGTGGTCGACTTGCCGACCGCCACGCTGCCCGCGATGCCGATCACGAACGGGACCTTCGTGCCGCGGCAGTCCTCGCCGAGGAACGTGGTGGTGGCTTCGTACAGCTGCTGGCGCGCCTTCACCTGCAGGTTGATCAGGCGCGAGAGCGGCAGGTAGACCTCCGCGACCTCGGCCAGGTCGACCTGCTCGCCGAGCCCGCGCAGCCGCACGAGCTCGTCGGCGGTCAGCGGCAGTGGCGTCGAACTGCGCAGCTCACGCCACTGCTCCCGGTGAAGCTCGACGTAAGGGCTGAGTTCACGGACCCGTGGCATCGCACACTCCTCGGCCGTCGCCTGCGCTGGCTCCGTCGTCAAATGCGGTTTTACTGCGCCTCTAACGGTAGGGCCAACCCGACGTGAACGCGCTGTGATGTGATGCACGCGCCCCTATCCTGCGGCCAGCGAAGATCACCGAGCGTGACGACGGTGGCCGAAGGCTTCCTCCCACGCCGCGGCCACCTGGCGCGCGCAGACGGCCGGCGGCACGCCGCCGAAGCCGGTGCCCAGTCCCGGCATCGCGATGGTGGTGACGTGGTCGCGGACCGGCCCGTGATCGAGCTGCCCGTGCTGCCACTGCAGGAACACCGCGCGCGCCGCCAGGTAGGGGTGGACGGTGTCGGCTGGCAGCACCTCGCCGGGCTCGCGCATGGTCGGCGCGCTGATCAGCCAGGCCGGCTCGGCCTCACCGGTCGGCACGATCACGGACTCGCCGATCGGCAGTTCCCCGCCGTACGAAGCCAGAACCGCGCTGCGGACGCTCTGCTCGACCCCCGGGAAAGCGCGCGCGTAAACCGCGTCGATCCCGCCGCGCATCCAGCCGTACGAGTTGGCCGGGCTGACCACCGCCTGCGCCGCGACGTCGAGCACCGAGCCGCGGTGCACCCGGACCCGGCCACCAGGATCGGCGAGGGTGGAGAGGGCAGTGGTCCAGGCGGCGGCAAGCGGTTCATCGACGGCGCACAACACCAGTTCCGGCGCCCGCGGTGAGGCCGGCGCACCGGCGTCTTCACGCCCGGTGTGTGTGCCCGATTCGGCGGTCACGCTTCTAGCATGGCAAAAAACGCCACCCGGCGTAACCGGTTGGCGTACCGGCTGTCCGAGTGAAAGTCGCCACGTGCGGGGTAAGTAGCCTGACGAGGTGTTGCGGATCGCGTACTTCGGCCCCCAGGGAACATTCACCGAACAGGCCGCCCGGGCGCTCGCGCCCGGCGAGGACCTGACCCCCTACGAGACGGTCCGGCTCGCGCTCGCGGCCGTGCGCGAAGGCGCCGCGGACGCCGCGTGCGTGCCGATCGAGAACTCCGTCGAGGGCGTGGTGCCGACGACGCTCGACGGGCTCAGCGACGGCGATCCGCTGGTCGCGGTGGCCGAGACGATCCTGCCCATCCACTTCAGCGTGCTGAAGCGCCCGGGCGGCGGCGAGATCCGGACCGTCGCCAGCCACCCGCACGCGCTCGCGCAGGTCCGCGAGTGGGTGGAGGCGAACCTGCCGGGCGCGACTCCGGTGGCGTCCTCCTCCACC includes the following:
- the coaA gene encoding type I pantothenate kinase, with product MPRVRELSPYVELHREQWRELRSSTPLPLTADELVRLRGLGEQVDLAEVAEVYLPLSRLINLQVKARQQLYEATTTFLGEDCRGTKVPFVIGIAGSVAVGKSTTARILRTLLARWPDHPRVDLVTTDGFLYPRTELTRRGIMHRKGFPESYDRRALLRFVTEVKSGAEHVSAPVYSHLAYDILPGQEQVVERPDILIIEGLNVLQPGPRLTVSDLFDFSIYVDAHTDDIERWYVERFLKLRHTAFSDPASHFHHFAGLPDDEAREEARHLWSTINEPNLMENIKPTRPRATLVLRKDADHTINRVRLRKL
- a CDS encoding macro domain-containing protein: MTAESGTHTGREDAGAPASPRAPELVLCAVDEPLAAAWTTALSTLADPGGRVRVHRGSVLDVAAQAVVSPANSYGWMRGGIDAVYARAFPGVEQSVRSAVLASYGGELPIGESVIVPTGEAEPAWLISAPTMREPGEVLPADTVHPYLAARAVFLQWQHGQLDHGPVRDHVTTIAMPGLGTGFGGVPPAVCARQVAAAWEEAFGHRRHAR